In a genomic window of Pseudomonas oryzihabitans:
- the rlmM gene encoding 23S rRNA (cytidine(2498)-2'-O)-methyltransferase RlmM: MNTLLLLCRTGFEGEVCAELGERAALLGVAGYAKGKPGAAYAEFVCGDAEGAARLMRSLRFAELIFPRQWSRGAFLDLPEQDRIGPLLECLADYPVCGSLALEMPDTNDGKALSTFCKKFERPLTLALRKAGRLVDDPRAPRLQLTFLSGRQVFVGLVEPGNAALWPMGIPRLKFPREAPSRSTLKLEEAWHQFIPRAEWETRLAPEMRAVDLGAAPGGWTWQLVAREMLVTAVDNGPMNEALMDTGLVEHLQVDGYAFAPKRPVDWMVCDIVEKPARTAALIERWIGEGHCREAVVNLKLPMKQRYREVAGILERLRDHFAGRGQRVTIGCKQLYHDREEVTCHLRRLDKKP; this comes from the coding sequence GTGAATACCCTGTTGCTGCTGTGCCGTACCGGTTTCGAAGGCGAGGTCTGCGCCGAGCTCGGTGAGCGGGCGGCGCTGCTGGGTGTCGCCGGCTATGCCAAGGGCAAGCCGGGGGCGGCCTATGCCGAATTCGTCTGTGGTGATGCCGAAGGTGCTGCCCGGTTGATGCGGAGCCTGAGATTCGCTGAGCTGATCTTTCCGCGCCAGTGGTCGCGCGGCGCCTTTCTCGACCTGCCCGAGCAGGATCGCATCGGTCCGCTACTGGAGTGCTTGGCCGACTACCCGGTCTGCGGCAGCCTGGCGCTGGAAATGCCGGACACTAACGACGGCAAGGCACTCTCCACCTTCTGCAAGAAATTCGAGCGCCCCCTGACCCTCGCCTTGCGCAAGGCCGGGCGCCTGGTGGACGACCCCCGCGCGCCTCGCCTGCAACTGACCTTCCTCAGCGGTCGCCAGGTCTTCGTCGGCCTGGTCGAGCCGGGCAATGCCGCCCTTTGGCCCATGGGCATCCCGCGGCTGAAGTTTCCCCGCGAGGCGCCCAGTCGCTCGACCCTCAAGCTGGAAGAGGCCTGGCACCAATTCATCCCACGCGCCGAATGGGAGACCCGCCTGGCGCCGGAGATGCGTGCCGTGGACCTGGGCGCCGCGCCCGGTGGCTGGACCTGGCAACTGGTGGCCCGCGAGATGCTGGTGACGGCGGTGGACAACGGCCCCATGAACGAGGCGCTGATGGACACCGGCCTGGTGGAGCACCTGCAGGTCGACGGCTACGCCTTCGCGCCCAAGCGCCCAGTGGACTGGATGGTCTGCGACATCGTCGAGAAGCCGGCGCGCACCGCCGCGCTGATCGAGCGCTGGATCGGCGAGGGCCATTGCCGCGAGGCAGTGGTCAATCTCAAGCTGCCGATGAAGCAGCGCTATCGCGAGGTGGCCGGTATCCTCGAACGCCTTCGCGACCACTTCGCAGGCCGCGGCCAGCGCGTCACCATCGGCTGCAAGCAGCTCTACCACGACCGCGAGGAAGTGACCTGTCATCTACGCCGGCTGGATAAGAAACCCTAG
- the tusA gene encoding sulfurtransferase TusA — protein sequence MTLEADATLDASGLNCPEPVMMLHNKVRDIAPGALLKVIATDPSTQRDIPKFCVFLGHELVEKSEGEGRYLYWIRKKVE from the coding sequence ATGACCCTCGAAGCCGATGCCACCCTCGACGCCAGCGGGCTGAATTGCCCGGAGCCGGTGATGATGCTGCACAACAAGGTGCGCGACATCGCCCCCGGCGCCCTGCTCAAGGTCATCGCCACCGATCCCTCCACCCAGCGCGACATCCCCAAGTTCTGCGTCTTCCTCGGCCACGAGCTGGTAGAGAAGAGCGAGGGGGAGGGGCGTTATCTGTATTGGATTCGCAAGAAGGTGGAGTGA
- a CDS encoding SGNH/GDSL hydrolase family protein → MPSRTLLCYGDSNTHGTRPHTPSGRLERFDWDERWTGVLARGLGADWRVIEEGLPSRTTVHDDPIDGRHKNGLSYLRPCLQSQLPVDVLLLMLGTNDLKARFSVTPADIASALQVLLDEIKRCNAGPDGSQPELIVMAPAPIEEVGSLGEIFIGGAAKSRQLAERYRQVAEAQGATFVDAGAIIRVSPVDGVHFEADQHRRLGEHLVGVVRGLGLA, encoded by the coding sequence ATGCCCTCGCGCACCCTGCTCTGCTATGGCGATTCCAATACCCACGGCACCCGCCCCCATACCCCGTCGGGCAGGCTCGAACGCTTCGACTGGGACGAGCGCTGGACCGGCGTGCTGGCCCGCGGCCTGGGCGCCGACTGGCGGGTGATCGAAGAAGGCCTACCATCCCGCACCACCGTGCACGACGATCCCATCGACGGCCGCCACAAGAACGGCCTGAGCTATCTGCGGCCCTGCCTGCAAAGCCAGCTACCCGTCGATGTGTTGCTGTTGATGCTGGGCACCAACGATCTCAAGGCCCGCTTCTCGGTGACACCAGCGGATATTGCCAGCGCCCTGCAAGTGCTGCTGGATGAGATCAAACGTTGCAACGCCGGTCCGGACGGTAGCCAGCCCGAGCTCATCGTGATGGCGCCAGCGCCTATCGAGGAAGTGGGTTCTCTCGGCGAGATCTTCATCGGCGGCGCCGCCAAGTCACGTCAGCTGGCCGAGCGCTATCGCCAGGTCGCCGAAGCCCAGGGCGCGACCTTCGTCGACGCTGGCGCGATCATCCGGGTGAGTCCAGTGGACGGCGTGCATTTCGAAGCGGACCAGCATCGGCGACTGGGGGAGCATCTGGTGGGCGTGGTCAGAGGCCTGGGTCTTGCCTGA
- a CDS encoding mechanosensitive ion channel family protein: MIFRLLQLFCLCFLLSGPVQAALPSLPSLTSTQKDQVDPQFGQSLDQVIKTLESDQQRNRLLKELKQLQAAQAKAEPSASQGVIGLITDTLTAVEQQLQHDNLRERWQFQLEQAGDELAALVPAPDQRLNLLSGFVITLAFWAGCALGLKHLSHRLRVSFGLSEELPLRPRTLDLVRFALRKLAPWLLAFVITLVVSLWMPDSLGKTVAVTLAYAAVTGPLFAATVVVICSLPSGAHRNRALLILRRRAFRPLWIIGSLAALGGATSDPHLAEKLGPHLAAIIAIAANICAALLTAQFVLRFRRPVAHLIRNQPLAKRQALHGLQGVRQLVARLWHLPVLILVAVSLVATFVSAGDTSDALRRALLCAVLMGAALGLNAVVRARLLRPRHSSRLQEAYAERLRAFFAVVLGIVIWLVAIELSLRAWDVSLLRFSQGDGHEIASKFFGLGGTLLLAWLVWILADTAIHRGLNLHRVSPNNARAQTMLPLIRNVLFLTIFVIALIVALANMGVNVTPLLAGAGVIGLAVGFGAQSLVADLITGLFIIIEDSLAIGDYVDVGNHLGTVEGLTIRTVRLRDIDGIVHTIPFSEIKSIQNYSRQFGYAIFRLPIPQVLSVDQAIELVQEVGRSLRQDPLLGRDIWSPLELQGVESFDSGMAILRFRFKTAPIKQWEVSRAFNLRLKRHLDDAGIELASPRMNVRYEAGGPRPDQMPRGEAPSEG; the protein is encoded by the coding sequence ATGATCTTTCGCCTGCTACAGCTATTCTGCCTCTGCTTCCTGCTCAGCGGCCCGGTTCAAGCGGCCCTGCCCAGCCTGCCAAGCCTGACGAGTACCCAGAAGGACCAGGTCGATCCCCAATTCGGCCAGTCCCTGGACCAGGTCATCAAGACCCTGGAAAGCGACCAGCAACGCAATCGCCTGCTGAAGGAACTCAAGCAGCTGCAGGCGGCCCAGGCCAAGGCCGAACCTAGCGCCTCCCAGGGGGTGATCGGCCTGATCACCGATACCCTGACCGCGGTCGAGCAGCAGCTGCAGCACGACAACCTGCGCGAACGCTGGCAATTCCAGCTGGAACAGGCCGGCGACGAACTGGCGGCCCTGGTGCCCGCGCCCGATCAGCGCCTCAATCTGCTCTCCGGTTTCGTCATCACCCTGGCCTTCTGGGCCGGTTGCGCGCTTGGCCTGAAGCACCTCAGTCATCGGCTGCGGGTGAGTTTCGGCCTGTCCGAGGAACTCCCCCTGCGGCCGCGGACCCTGGACCTGGTGCGCTTCGCCCTACGCAAGCTGGCGCCCTGGCTGCTGGCCTTCGTCATCACCCTGGTGGTCTCGCTGTGGATGCCGGATTCCCTGGGCAAGACCGTCGCCGTCACCCTGGCCTATGCGGCCGTGACCGGCCCGCTGTTCGCCGCCACCGTGGTGGTGATCTGCTCGCTACCCAGCGGTGCCCACCGCAATCGCGCCCTGCTGATCCTGCGCCGCCGCGCCTTCCGCCCGCTGTGGATCATCGGTAGCCTGGCCGCGCTTGGCGGTGCCACCAGCGATCCACACCTGGCGGAGAAGCTGGGTCCGCACCTGGCGGCCATCATCGCCATCGCCGCCAACATCTGCGCCGCCCTGCTCACCGCCCAATTCGTGCTGAGATTCCGCCGGCCCGTCGCCCACCTGATCCGCAACCAGCCACTGGCCAAACGCCAGGCGCTGCACGGTTTGCAGGGCGTACGCCAGCTGGTCGCCCGGCTCTGGCACCTACCGGTGCTGATCCTGGTGGCGGTATCCCTGGTGGCGACCTTCGTCTCGGCCGGCGACACCAGCGACGCCCTGCGCCGGGCCCTGCTCTGCGCCGTGCTGATGGGCGCCGCCCTGGGGCTCAATGCCGTGGTACGGGCGCGGCTGCTACGGCCCCGCCACAGTAGTCGCCTGCAGGAAGCCTATGCCGAGCGCCTGCGCGCCTTCTTCGCGGTGGTCCTGGGGATCGTCATCTGGCTGGTCGCCATCGAGCTGTCGTTGCGCGCCTGGGACGTCTCGCTGCTGAGATTCAGCCAGGGTGATGGCCATGAGATCGCCAGCAAGTTCTTCGGCCTGGGCGGCACCCTGCTACTGGCCTGGCTGGTGTGGATCCTCGCCGATACCGCCATCCACCGCGGCCTCAACCTGCATCGCGTCAGCCCGAACAATGCCCGGGCCCAGACCATGTTGCCGCTGATCCGCAACGTGCTGTTCCTGACCATCTTCGTCATCGCCCTGATCGTCGCCCTGGCCAACATGGGCGTGAACGTCACCCCGCTGCTGGCCGGTGCCGGCGTCATCGGCCTGGCGGTGGGTTTCGGTGCCCAGAGCCTGGTGGCCGACCTCATCACCGGGCTGTTCATCATCATCGAAGACTCCCTGGCCATCGGCGACTACGTCGACGTGGGCAACCACCTGGGCACCGTCGAAGGCCTGACCATCCGCACCGTGCGCCTGCGCGACATCGACGGCATCGTCCACACCATCCCCTTCAGCGAGATCAAGAGCATCCAGAACTACTCGCGGCAGTTCGGCTACGCCATCTTCCGCCTGCCGATCCCCCAGGTGCTGTCGGTGGACCAGGCCATCGAGCTGGTGCAGGAAGTGGGGCGCTCGCTACGCCAGGACCCGCTGCTGGGCAGGGACATCTGGTCACCGCTGGAGCTGCAGGGGGTGGAAAGCTTCGATTCCGGCATGGCGATCCTGAGATTTCGCTTCAAGACCGCGCCGATCAAGCAGTGGGAGGTCTCGCGGGCGTTCAATCTCAGGCTCAAGCGGCACCTGGACGACGCCGGCATCGAACTGGCCTCGCCGCGCATGAACGTGCGCTACGAGGCGGGTGGCCCGCGACCGGATCAGATGCCGCGAGGGGAAGCGCCGAGCGAGGGTTAG
- a CDS encoding MATE family efflux transporter — translation MTSSLPRIRREFGALLSLAAPIVIAQLSHSAMGFVDAVMAGRVGPLDLAAVALGNSVWIPVFLLMTGILLATTPKVAERHGGGRSDEIGPLVRQALWLALGCGLIASLLLLNARPLLVAMHVDAQLIGPTLLYLKGIAMGLPATAFYYVLRCFSDGLGRTRPAMLVGLAGLALNVPLNWIFIHGHLGLPALGGAGCGFASGTVMWAMLLAMLAIIRTERYRPCAIFARFERPHGPTLRALLAIGVPIGIAVFAESSIFSVVALLIGELGPTVVAGHQVALNFSGLVFMVPLALGMAVTVRVGQALGRGEPREARFAAGVGMAAGLLCACVSCTLMLTARTFIAGLYSQDLAVIQLAASLLVFAGIFQFSDAIQVTAAGALRGYQDTRATMIITLLAYWGVGLPVGWALGLSDWFGAPRGPAGLWQGLVLGLTCAALLLSVRLVRSARRRIRSV, via the coding sequence GTGACCTCCTCCCTGCCCCGCATCAGACGTGAATTCGGCGCCCTGCTTTCCCTGGCCGCGCCCATCGTCATCGCCCAGCTCTCCCATTCGGCCATGGGCTTCGTCGACGCCGTGATGGCCGGTCGCGTCGGACCGCTGGATCTCGCCGCCGTCGCCCTGGGCAACTCGGTATGGATTCCGGTATTCCTGTTGATGACCGGCATCCTGCTGGCGACCACGCCCAAGGTGGCCGAGCGTCACGGTGGCGGCCGCAGCGACGAGATCGGCCCGCTGGTACGCCAGGCACTGTGGTTGGCCCTGGGTTGCGGCCTCATCGCCAGCCTGCTGCTGCTCAATGCCCGACCACTGCTGGTGGCCATGCACGTCGATGCGCAACTGATCGGCCCGACCCTGCTCTATCTCAAGGGCATCGCCATGGGCCTGCCCGCCACCGCCTTCTACTATGTGCTGCGCTGCTTCAGCGACGGCCTGGGGCGTACCCGCCCGGCCATGCTGGTAGGGCTCGCCGGCCTGGCGCTGAACGTGCCGCTGAACTGGATCTTCATTCATGGCCACCTGGGCCTACCGGCGCTGGGCGGCGCCGGCTGCGGCTTCGCCTCCGGCACGGTGATGTGGGCGATGCTGCTGGCCATGCTGGCGATCATCCGCACCGAGCGCTATCGCCCCTGCGCGATCTTCGCTCGCTTCGAGCGGCCCCACGGCCCGACGCTGCGCGCCCTGCTGGCCATCGGCGTGCCCATCGGCATCGCGGTGTTCGCCGAGTCGAGCATCTTTTCCGTGGTGGCGCTGTTGATCGGCGAGCTAGGCCCGACCGTGGTGGCCGGGCACCAGGTGGCGCTCAACTTCTCCGGCCTGGTGTTCATGGTGCCCCTGGCGCTGGGCATGGCGGTGACGGTACGTGTCGGCCAGGCCCTGGGTCGTGGCGAGCCACGGGAGGCACGCTTCGCCGCCGGTGTCGGCATGGCCGCCGGGCTGCTCTGTGCCTGCGTTTCCTGCACCCTGATGCTGACCGCCCGCACCTTCATCGCCGGGCTCTATTCCCAGGACCTGGCGGTGATCCAGCTGGCCGCGTCGCTGCTGGTGTTCGCTGGCATCTTCCAGTTTTCCGACGCCATCCAGGTCACCGCCGCTGGCGCCCTGCGCGGCTACCAGGACACCCGTGCGACCATGATCATCACCCTGCTGGCCTACTGGGGCGTGGGCCTGCCGGTGGGCTGGGCACTGGGGCTCAGCGACTGGTTCGGTGCACCGCGCGGACCGGCCGGACTCTGGCAAGGCCTGGTGCTGGGCCTGACCTGTGCCGCCCTCCTGCTGTCGGTGCGCCTGGTGCGCAGCGCGCGGCGACGCATTCGTAGCGTCTAG
- the pdxB gene encoding 4-phosphoerythronate dehydrogenase PdxB, with translation MHILADENIPLLDAFFGPHATLERLPGRAFDRAVVGRADALLVRSITRVDEALLADSRVGFVGTCTIGTDHLDLGHFARAGIRWSNAPGCNARGVVDWVLGALLALADGAGADLAQRTYGIVGAGQVGGRLAAVLQGLGWRVLVCDPPRQAKEQGDFHGLDELIERCDVLCLHTPLIREGEHRTLHLFDAARLARLRPGTWLLNACRGEVIDNAALRTHLAGGAELAVALDVWEGEPGIDAELARLCQVATPHIAGHSLEGKWRGTAQIYEAFCAWAGITPRLTLAELLPAQQLERLVFGRETPEALAFKRACRAVYDPRDDDAALRATLALPPLARAQAFDALRKGYPMRREIPGLVLEGAGMARLASALGCDWRHGDGS, from the coding sequence ATGCACATTCTTGCCGACGAAAACATTCCGCTGCTGGACGCCTTCTTCGGTCCCCATGCGACCCTCGAACGCCTACCGGGCCGCGCCTTCGACCGCGCGGTGGTAGGTCGCGCCGATGCCCTGCTGGTGCGCTCCATCACCCGCGTCGACGAGGCGCTGCTGGCGGATTCGCGGGTCGGCTTCGTCGGCACCTGCACCATAGGCACCGATCATCTCGACCTCGGCCATTTCGCCCGGGCCGGCATTCGCTGGAGCAATGCGCCCGGCTGCAACGCCCGCGGTGTAGTGGACTGGGTGCTCGGCGCCCTGCTGGCGCTGGCCGACGGCGCGGGGGCGGACCTCGCCCAGCGCACCTATGGCATCGTCGGCGCCGGCCAGGTTGGCGGTCGCCTGGCCGCGGTGCTGCAGGGGCTGGGTTGGCGGGTACTGGTCTGCGATCCGCCGCGCCAGGCCAAGGAGCAGGGCGACTTTCATGGGCTCGATGAGTTGATCGAGCGCTGCGATGTGCTCTGCCTGCATACCCCACTGATCCGCGAGGGCGAGCACCGTACCCTGCACCTGTTCGATGCCGCGCGGCTGGCCCGGCTGCGCCCGGGCACCTGGTTGCTCAATGCCTGTCGCGGCGAGGTGATCGACAACGCCGCCTTGCGTACCCACCTCGCAGGCGGCGCCGAGCTGGCGGTGGCGCTGGATGTCTGGGAAGGCGAGCCGGGTATCGATGCCGAGCTGGCGCGGCTGTGCCAGGTGGCGACGCCGCATATCGCCGGGCACAGCCTGGAAGGCAAATGGCGCGGCACGGCGCAGATCTACGAGGCCTTCTGTGCCTGGGCCGGCATTACCCCGCGGCTGACGCTGGCCGAGCTGTTGCCGGCGCAGCAACTGGAGCGGCTGGTATTCGGTCGGGAAACCCCGGAAGCCCTGGCCTTCAAGCGCGCCTGTCGCGCGGTCTACGATCCTCGCGACGACGACGCGGCGCTACGCGCGACCCTCGCTTTGCCGCCCCTGGCGCGGGCCCAGGCGTTCGACGCCCTGCGCAAGGGCTATCCCATGCGTCGGGAGATTCCGGGGCTGGTGCTCGAAGGGGCGGGCATGGCTCGGCTGGCGAGTGCCCTGGGGTGCGATTGGCGACATGGCGACGGCTCTTGA
- a CDS encoding pyrimidine/purine nucleoside phosphorylase gives MFKVNEYFDGTVKSIAFNLKSKPATLGVMAPGEYEFGTSQLEVMHVVAGALTVKLPGSESWETFAAGSQFTVPANSKFQLQVAEDTAYLCEYH, from the coding sequence ATGTTCAAGGTCAACGAATATTTCGACGGCACCGTCAAATCCATCGCCTTCAACCTCAAGTCCAAGCCCGCCACCCTGGGCGTGATGGCACCCGGCGAATACGAATTCGGCACCAGCCAACTGGAGGTCATGCACGTGGTGGCCGGCGCCCTGACCGTCAAACTGCCCGGCAGCGAGAGCTGGGAAACCTTCGCCGCGGGCAGCCAGTTCACCGTGCCGGCCAATAGCAAGTTCCAACTCCAGGTAGCCGAAGACACCGCCTACCTCTGCGAATACCACTGA
- a CDS encoding exonuclease domain-containing protein: MKHWLVLDLEATTDDGGWPIELMEIIEIGAVMVDAEGQELDRYQTFVQPLRLPLLTPFCRDLTHISQADVDAAEPLEATWPAFEAWLSAYETTLAGWCSWGDFDRRLLERAWREHDLHTHLARVPHRNLKQAFAKARGLARPLGLTAALESAGLAFTGVLHRAETDARNTAKLLPTSLPAFAR; this comes from the coding sequence ATGAAGCATTGGCTGGTGCTGGACCTGGAGGCGACCACCGACGACGGCGGCTGGCCCATAGAACTGATGGAGATCATCGAGATCGGCGCGGTGATGGTCGATGCCGAAGGTCAGGAGCTGGATCGCTACCAGACCTTTGTCCAGCCCCTGCGCCTGCCCTTGCTGACCCCCTTCTGTCGCGACCTGACTCACATCAGCCAGGCCGATGTCGACGCTGCCGAGCCGCTGGAGGCAACCTGGCCCGCCTTCGAAGCCTGGTTGAGCGCCTACGAGACGACCCTGGCCGGCTGGTGCAGCTGGGGCGACTTCGACCGGCGCCTGCTCGAACGCGCCTGGCGCGAGCACGATCTGCACACCCATCTGGCGCGTGTCCCGCACCGCAACCTCAAGCAAGCCTTCGCCAAGGCGCGCGGCCTGGCCCGCCCCCTGGGCCTTACCGCCGCCCTGGAATCGGCGGGCCTGGCCTTCACCGGCGTGCTGCACCGCGCCGAGACCGATGCGCGCAATACCGCCAAGCTGCTGCCGACCAGTCTGCCGGCTTTCGCCCGCTGA
- a CDS encoding YkgJ family cysteine cluster protein, with translation MECRPGCGACCIAPSISSPLPRMPQGKPAGVRCAHLDSTNRCDLFGSPLRPAVCGGFKAEPAFCGSSSAEALAILLRLEGETAA, from the coding sequence ATGGAGTGCCGTCCGGGTTGTGGCGCCTGCTGTATCGCGCCGTCGATCTCCTCACCGCTGCCACGCATGCCCCAGGGCAAGCCTGCCGGCGTGCGCTGCGCCCATCTGGACAGCACCAACCGCTGCGATCTGTTCGGCTCGCCGCTGCGCCCCGCCGTGTGCGGAGGCTTCAAGGCCGAGCCGGCCTTCTGCGGCAGCAGCAGCGCCGAAGCCCTGGCCATCCTGCTGCGGCTCGAGGGTGAAACCGCCGCCTGA
- a CDS encoding START domain-containing protein has product MHQPLRSILALTLLAATGLAQADDWQLAKQEDGIQVYTRAVPGSKYKAYRGVVQIKADPATIARLQDDPVGSCKWIYRCQSLQVLKREGNQAWTYMRIDMPWPVTARDVVLHVTEQKTPDGGFTRTLEGVPDYRPPVDGYVRVASFQGQWRVVPKSGGSEVTYEAQSEPGGSVPSWLANSFVVDAPLNTLKGLRQAAQR; this is encoded by the coding sequence ATGCACCAGCCGCTTCGCTCCATCCTCGCCCTGACCCTGCTCGCAGCCACTGGCTTGGCCCAGGCCGACGACTGGCAACTCGCCAAGCAGGAAGATGGTATCCAGGTCTATACCCGCGCCGTCCCCGGCTCCAAGTACAAGGCCTACCGGGGCGTCGTCCAGATCAAGGCCGATCCGGCCACCATCGCCCGCTTGCAGGACGATCCGGTGGGCTCCTGCAAGTGGATCTACCGCTGCCAGTCGCTGCAGGTGCTCAAGCGTGAGGGCAATCAGGCCTGGACCTACATGCGTATCGACATGCCCTGGCCGGTCACTGCCCGTGACGTGGTGCTCCACGTGACCGAGCAGAAGACTCCCGATGGCGGTTTCACCCGCACCCTGGAAGGCGTGCCGGACTACCGTCCCCCGGTCGATGGCTACGTGCGGGTCGCGAGCTTCCAGGGTCAGTGGCGCGTGGTGCCCAAGAGCGGTGGTTCGGAAGTGACCTACGAGGCCCAGAGCGAGCCCGGTGGCAGCGTGCCGTCCTGGCTGGCCAACAGCTTCGTGGTGGATGCCCCGCTCAACACCCTGAAGGGCCTGCGCCAGGCCGCGCAACGCTGA
- the msrQ gene encoding protein-methionine-sulfoxide reductase heme-binding subunit MsrQ, producing MGLLLWRLAVFVAALCPPLWWLYQAWTFALGPDPGKALVDNLGTGALVLLLLTLSLTPLSRLTHWKLWPVIRRQLGLWTFTYALLHFLGYLTFVLGFDLSQLITELQRRPYIIVGFAALPILLALAVTSNRLAMRRLGKRWKELHRLAYLVLGLGLLHYLWIVRSDIEEWAIYAAIGAALLAFRLVDGWRRRRRSQPATAPTR from the coding sequence ATGGGGTTGCTGCTCTGGCGCCTTGCCGTATTCGTCGCCGCGCTCTGCCCGCCGCTGTGGTGGCTGTACCAGGCCTGGACCTTCGCCCTCGGCCCCGACCCGGGCAAGGCGCTGGTGGACAACCTCGGCACCGGCGCCCTGGTGTTGCTGCTGCTGACCCTGAGCCTCACACCACTGTCGCGCCTCACCCACTGGAAGCTCTGGCCGGTGATCCGCCGCCAGTTGGGCCTCTGGACCTTCACCTATGCCCTGCTGCACTTTCTCGGCTACCTGACTTTCGTGCTGGGCTTCGACCTTTCGCAGCTGATCACGGAGTTGCAGCGCCGGCCCTACATCATCGTCGGTTTCGCCGCCCTGCCGATCCTGCTGGCTCTCGCCGTGACCTCAAATCGCCTGGCCATGCGCCGCCTGGGCAAACGCTGGAAGGAGCTGCATCGGCTGGCCTACCTGGTGCTCGGCCTGGGACTGCTGCACTACCTCTGGATCGTGCGCTCGGACATCGAGGAGTGGGCGATCTATGCCGCCATAGGCGCAGCCTTGTTGGCTTTCCGCCTAGTGGACGGCTGGCGCCGTCGGCGCCGCAGCCAGCCGGCGACTGCCCCTACCCGTTGA
- the msrP gene encoding protein-methionine-sulfoxide reductase catalytic subunit MsrP: MPIKIVPRSACRASEITPEAVYLSRRQLLGAGAALVAGATLPRWALADPSSYADVDPAKGPDWFQRKLPDTRWQAATVKGEAITPFKDATHYNNFYEFGPDKSDPAAHAAQLPTQPWSVVVDGEVGKPGTYGLEDLFGPDTLEERIYRMRCVEAWSMVIPWLGFPLASLLKRVEPTGKARYVRFETLKDPKHMPGMNSSFALLDWPYVEGLRLDEAMHPLTLMTVGMYGRVLPNQNGAPLRLIVPWKYGFKGIKSIVRISLVAEQPRTTWQGMAPNEYGFYANVNPEVDHPRWSQARERRLPSRLFSPNIRPTLMFNGYGEEVASLYAGMDLRRNY, translated from the coding sequence ATGCCGATCAAGATCGTTCCGCGCTCCGCCTGTCGTGCGTCGGAGATCACTCCCGAAGCCGTCTACCTGTCCCGCCGCCAGTTGCTCGGCGCCGGCGCGGCCCTCGTGGCGGGCGCCACCCTGCCCCGCTGGGCCCTGGCGGACCCCTCCAGCTACGCCGACGTCGACCCGGCGAAGGGCCCGGACTGGTTCCAGCGCAAGCTGCCCGACACCCGCTGGCAGGCGGCAACCGTCAAGGGCGAGGCCATCACCCCGTTCAAGGACGCCACCCACTACAACAACTTCTATGAATTCGGCCCGGACAAGAGCGACCCCGCGGCCCATGCCGCGCAGTTGCCCACCCAGCCCTGGAGCGTGGTGGTCGATGGCGAGGTGGGCAAGCCCGGCACCTACGGCCTGGAAGACCTCTTCGGCCCGGATACCCTGGAAGAGCGCATCTACCGCATGAGGTGCGTCGAGGCCTGGTCCATGGTCATCCCCTGGCTGGGCTTTCCGCTGGCCAGCCTGCTCAAGCGCGTCGAACCCACCGGCAAGGCCCGCTACGTGAGATTCGAAACGCTCAAGGACCCCAAGCACATGCCCGGCATGAACTCCAGCTTCGCCCTGCTGGACTGGCCCTATGTGGAGGGCCTGCGCCTGGACGAAGCCATGCATCCGCTGACGCTGATGACGGTGGGCATGTACGGTCGGGTGCTGCCCAACCAGAATGGCGCCCCGCTGCGCTTGATCGTGCCCTGGAAGTACGGCTTCAAGGGCATCAAGTCCATCGTCCGCATCAGCCTGGTGGCAGAGCAGCCGCGTACCACCTGGCAGGGCATGGCGCCCAACGAATACGGCTTCTACGCCAACGTCAATCCGGAAGTGGACCACCCGCGCTGGAGCCAGGCACGCGAACGCCGCCTGCCCAGCAGGCTGTTCAGCCCCAATATCCGGCCGACGCTGATGTTCAACGGCTACGGCGAGGAAGTGGCCTCGCTCTACGCCGGCATGGATCTGCGGAGAAACTACTGA